Proteins encoded by one window of Streptomyces clavuligerus:
- a CDS encoding ABC transporter permease: MGRYVIRRLLQMIPVFFGATLLIFLMVNVMGDPIQGLCGQRQCDPATAARLRQEFGLDKPVWQQYLTYMGHVFTGDFGTAFNGQPVIELMADAFPVTLRLTLVAIFFEIVIGITLGVLTGLRRGRPVDTGVLLLTLVVISVPTFVTGLLLQFLLGVEWGIVKPAVSPAATLDELIVPGLVLASVSLAYVTRLTRTSIAENARADYVRTARAKGLPRRRVVTRHLLRNSLIPVVTFIGADIGALMGGAIVTERIFNIHGVGYQLYQGIVRQNTQTVVGFVTVLVLIFLLANLLVDLLYAVLDPRIRYA; the protein is encoded by the coding sequence ATGGGACGTTATGTGATCCGGCGGCTGCTCCAGATGATCCCCGTCTTCTTCGGCGCCACCCTGCTGATCTTCCTGATGGTCAATGTGATGGGCGACCCCATCCAGGGGCTCTGCGGCCAGCGGCAGTGCGACCCCGCCACCGCCGCCCGGCTGCGCCAGGAGTTCGGCCTCGACAAGCCCGTATGGCAGCAGTACCTCACCTATATGGGCCATGTCTTCACCGGGGACTTCGGCACCGCCTTCAACGGACAGCCGGTCATCGAGCTGATGGCCGACGCCTTCCCGGTCACCCTGCGGCTCACCCTTGTCGCGATCTTCTTCGAGATCGTCATCGGCATCACCCTCGGCGTGCTCACCGGACTGCGCCGGGGCCGCCCCGTCGACACCGGTGTCCTGCTGCTCACCCTGGTCGTGATCTCCGTCCCCACCTTCGTCACCGGGCTGCTGCTCCAGTTCCTGCTGGGCGTCGAGTGGGGGATCGTCAAACCGGCCGTGTCCCCCGCCGCCACCCTGGACGAACTGATCGTCCCCGGGCTGGTGCTCGCCTCCGTCTCCCTGGCCTATGTCACCCGGCTCACCCGGACCTCCATCGCCGAGAACGCCCGCGCCGACTATGTCCGCACCGCACGGGCCAAGGGGCTGCCGCGCCGCCGGGTCGTCACCCGCCATCTGCTGCGCAACTCGCTGATCCCGGTGGTCACCTTCATCGGCGCCGACATCGGCGCGCTGATGGGCGGGGCGATCGTCACCGAGCGGATCTTCAACATCCATGGCGTGGGCTACCAGCTCTACCAGGGCATCGTCCGCCAGAACACCCAGACCGTGGTCGGCTTCGTGACCGTCCTCGTACTGATCTTCCTGCTGGCGAATCTGCTGGTGGACCTGTTGTACGCCGTACTCGACCCGAGGATTCGCTATGCCTGA
- a CDS encoding GNAT family N-acetyltransferase, translating into MDLTIRPAVPDDAPMVCRLLNAVDLIEIGREETDLVSVQADLTHPEAALAENSWLALRDGEPVGYGLLWDDSGAERIDMDQYVLPDHQDVADRLFELMEAQAVRRAGANGAERAVVHLHLHARPTVDTALLLRRGWSAVRRHHVLTRPLDPAADRVPVLPDGLALRACHTEEDRRRAHALLQESFAEHYDHQPRSYERWLGDLGELIDWSLVWLVSLDGRGDAAAAVTSNHREAHGWINNLGVRAEFRGRGIAGLLLRHAFGVYAELGRDTIGLGVDTDNATGALRLYEGHGMGVHYAVDTWEVALPVPAAAP; encoded by the coding sequence ATGGACCTCACCATCCGCCCCGCCGTACCCGATGACGCCCCGATGGTCTGCCGTCTCCTCAACGCCGTCGACCTGATCGAGATCGGCCGCGAGGAGACCGACCTCGTCTCCGTACAGGCCGATCTGACCCACCCCGAGGCCGCCCTGGCGGAGAACTCCTGGCTCGCCCTGCGCGACGGCGAACCGGTCGGCTACGGACTGCTGTGGGACGACTCCGGCGCCGAGCGCATCGACATGGACCAGTACGTCCTGCCGGACCACCAGGACGTGGCCGACCGGCTGTTCGAGCTGATGGAGGCCCAGGCGGTGCGCCGCGCCGGGGCCAACGGCGCCGAGCGCGCCGTGGTCCATCTCCATCTGCACGCCCGTCCCACCGTGGACACCGCGCTCCTGCTCCGGCGCGGCTGGTCGGCCGTGCGCCGCCACCACGTCCTCACCCGCCCGCTCGACCCCGCCGCCGACCGTGTCCCCGTCCTGCCCGACGGGCTCGCGCTGCGCGCGTGCCACACGGAGGAGGACCGCCGCAGGGCCCACGCCCTGCTCCAGGAGAGCTTCGCCGAGCACTACGACCACCAGCCCCGGAGCTATGAGCGCTGGCTGGGCGACCTGGGAGAGCTGATCGACTGGTCGCTGGTGTGGCTCGTCTCGCTCGACGGGCGGGGCGATGCCGCCGCGGCGGTGACCTCCAACCACCGCGAGGCCCACGGCTGGATCAACAACCTGGGCGTCCGCGCGGAGTTCCGCGGCCGGGGCATCGCGGGTCTGCTGCTGCGCCACGCCTTCGGGGTCTACGCGGAGCTGGGCCGCGACACCATCGGCCTCGGGGTCGACACGGACAACGCGACGGGCGCGCTGCGGCTGTACGAGGGCCACGGCATGGGCGTCCACTACGCCGTGGACACCTGGGAGGTGGCCCTGCCGGTGCCCGCCGCCGCGCCCTGA
- a CDS encoding peptide ABC transporter substrate-binding protein: MAALLLTATACGGGGGTAQGVVSASWGDPANPLEPANTNEVQGGKVMDMIFRGLKRYDPRTGRAQDMLAERIETTDSTTFAVTVRDGWTFSNGEKVTARSFVDAWNYGADLRNNQRNAYFFGYIEGYDKVHPDSGEPTATTLSGLTVTGERTFTVRLSQKFSTWPDTLGYAAFAPLPRAFFDDHAAWLKKPIGNGPYTVDSYARGSAMSLRTRDDYPGPDRARNSGVDLIVYTDNNTAYTALLSGNLDLVDDVPAAQLRNVHKDLPGRYINTPAGIIQTLAFPYYDPAWNTPDGAKLRTGLSRAIDRAQITQTIFRDTRTPAKDWTSPVLGTDGGFSPTLCGDACVHDPAEARRLVAEGGGIPGGRMTITYNADTGSHKEWVDAVCNSINNALGQDSACVGNPVGTFADFRNQITQSKMSGPFRAGWQMDYPLIQNFLQPLYYTNASSNDGKWSNKDFDRLVDQANAESDPQAAVRTFQQAEGVLRDQMGAIPLWYQNGSAGYSPRVSHVALNPFSVPVYNEITVS; this comes from the coding sequence ATGGCCGCGCTCCTGCTCACCGCCACGGCCTGCGGCGGGGGCGGCGGCACCGCCCAGGGAGTGGTCAGCGCCTCCTGGGGCGACCCGGCCAACCCGCTGGAGCCCGCCAACACCAACGAGGTCCAGGGCGGCAAGGTCATGGACATGATCTTCCGCGGGCTGAAGCGCTACGACCCGAGGACCGGCCGCGCCCAGGACATGCTGGCCGAACGGATCGAGACCACCGACTCCACCACCTTCGCCGTCACCGTCCGGGACGGCTGGACCTTCAGCAACGGCGAGAAGGTCACCGCCCGTTCCTTCGTCGACGCCTGGAACTACGGGGCCGACCTCAGGAACAACCAGCGCAACGCCTATTTCTTCGGCTACATCGAGGGATACGACAAGGTCCACCCCGACTCCGGCGAACCCACCGCCACCACCCTCTCCGGCCTCACCGTCACCGGCGAGCGCACCTTCACCGTCCGGCTCAGCCAGAAGTTCTCCACCTGGCCCGACACCCTGGGCTACGCCGCCTTCGCCCCGCTGCCCCGCGCCTTCTTCGACGACCACGCCGCCTGGCTCAAGAAACCCATCGGCAACGGCCCCTACACCGTCGACTCCTACGCCCGGGGCTCCGCGATGTCCCTGCGCACCCGGGACGACTACCCCGGCCCCGACCGGGCCCGCAACAGCGGGGTCGACCTCATCGTCTACACCGACAACAACACCGCGTACACCGCGCTGCTCTCGGGCAATCTCGACCTCGTCGACGACGTCCCGGCGGCCCAGCTCCGCAATGTCCACAAGGACCTGCCCGGCCGGTACATCAACACCCCCGCCGGGATCATCCAGACCCTCGCCTTCCCCTACTACGACCCCGCCTGGAACACCCCGGACGGCGCCAAGCTGCGCACCGGACTCTCCCGGGCCATCGACCGGGCCCAGATCACCCAGACCATCTTCCGGGACACCCGCACCCCGGCCAAGGACTGGACCTCGCCCGTCCTCGGCACCGACGGCGGCTTCAGCCCCACCCTCTGCGGCGACGCCTGCGTCCACGACCCCGCCGAGGCCCGGCGCCTGGTCGCCGAGGGCGGCGGCATCCCCGGCGGCCGGATGACGATCACGTACAACGCCGACACCGGCTCCCACAAGGAGTGGGTCGACGCCGTCTGCAACAGCATCAACAACGCCCTGGGCCAGGACAGCGCCTGCGTCGGCAACCCCGTCGGCACCTTCGCCGACTTCCGCAACCAGATCACCCAGTCCAAGATGTCCGGCCCCTTCCGGGCCGGCTGGCAGATGGACTATCCGCTGATCCAGAACTTCCTCCAGCCGCTCTACTACACCAACGCCTCGTCCAACGACGGCAAATGGAGCAACAAGGACTTCGACCGCCTGGTCGACCAGGCCAACGCCGAGTCCGACCCCCAGGCGGCGGTACGGACCTTCCAGCAGGCCGAGGGGGTGCTGCGGGACCAGATGGGCGCCATCCCGCTCTGGTACCAGAACGGCAGCGCGGGCTACTCCCCGCGCGTCTCCCACGTCGCGCTGAACCCGTTCAGCGTCCCCGTCTACAACGAGATCACCGTCAGCTAG
- a CDS encoding ABC transporter ATP-binding protein — translation MSENVTLPQQQNAKGPERAGEPLLTVEGLQKHFPIYGGFPFRRQVGAVKAVDGVDLTVYPGEALGLVGESGCGKSTTGRLVTRLLEPTGGKITYAGQDITHASRKQLAPIRSEIQMIFQDPFSSLNPRQTVGTIIKSPMEVNGINPAGGRENRVRELLETVGLNPEHYNRFPHEFSGGQRQRIGVARALALEPKLIIADEPVSALDVSIQAQVVNLLQKVQDELGIAFLFIAHDLAVVRHFSQRVAVMYLGKVVEVADRNSLYTRPRHPYTHALLSAVPEADVDAAKKERIRLSGDVPSPIMPPSGCRFRTRCWKAQDKCATEEPPLVQLSGSDEGHLTACHFPEDPTRPRTEDVVMDPALAAPADKADDDSADGKK, via the coding sequence ATGAGCGAGAACGTCACTCTGCCGCAGCAGCAGAACGCCAAGGGCCCCGAGCGGGCGGGCGAGCCGCTGCTCACCGTCGAGGGTCTCCAGAAGCACTTCCCGATCTACGGCGGGTTCCCCTTCCGGCGCCAGGTCGGCGCCGTGAAGGCCGTCGACGGGGTCGACCTGACGGTGTACCCGGGTGAGGCGCTGGGCCTCGTCGGCGAGTCCGGCTGTGGCAAGTCCACGACCGGACGGCTGGTCACCCGGCTGCTGGAGCCGACCGGCGGCAAGATCACCTACGCGGGCCAGGACATCACCCACGCCTCGCGCAAGCAGTTGGCGCCGATCCGGTCCGAGATCCAGATGATCTTCCAGGACCCGTTCTCGTCGCTGAACCCGCGGCAGACCGTCGGCACCATCATCAAGAGCCCGATGGAGGTCAACGGGATCAACCCGGCCGGCGGGCGGGAGAACCGGGTCCGGGAGCTGCTGGAGACCGTCGGTCTCAACCCGGAGCACTACAACCGCTTCCCGCACGAGTTCTCCGGCGGTCAGCGCCAGCGCATCGGCGTGGCCCGGGCCCTGGCCCTGGAACCCAAGCTGATCATCGCCGACGAGCCGGTCTCCGCGCTCGACGTGTCGATCCAGGCCCAGGTCGTCAATCTGCTCCAGAAGGTGCAGGACGAGCTGGGGATCGCCTTCCTCTTCATCGCCCACGACCTCGCGGTGGTGCGTCACTTCTCGCAGCGCGTGGCCGTGATGTACCTGGGCAAGGTGGTGGAGGTCGCCGACCGCAACTCCCTCTACACCCGGCCCCGGCACCCGTACACCCACGCCCTGCTCTCGGCCGTGCCCGAGGCGGACGTGGACGCGGCGAAGAAGGAGCGCATCCGGCTCTCCGGCGACGTCCCCTCGCCGATCATGCCGCCGTCCGGCTGCCGCTTCCGCACCCGTTGCTGGAAGGCGCAGGACAAGTGCGCGACGGAGGAGCCGCCGCTGGTGCAGCTCTCGGGCAGCGACGAGGGTCATCTGACCGCCTGCCACTTCCCCGAGGACCCCACCCGGCCGCGGACCGAGGACGTCGTCATGGACCCGGCGCTGGCCGCGCCGGCGGACAAGGCCGACGACGACTCCGCCGACGGCAAGAAGTAG